In Bacillus cytotoxicus NVH 391-98, the following are encoded in one genomic region:
- a CDS encoding DUF1540 domain-containing protein: MAQDVLCEVNNCKYWGNGNKCNADAIYVVSHKGKQASKTEETDCKTFTPEA, translated from the coding sequence TTTATGCGAAGTAAACAACTGTAAATATTGGGGCAACGGTAACAAATGTAATGCCGATGCAATTTATGTAGTAAGTCATAAAGGAAAGCAAGCCTCGAAAACAGAAGAAACGGATTGTAAAACTTTCACACCAGAAGCTTAA